The proteins below are encoded in one region of Planctopirus limnophila DSM 3776:
- the flgK gene encoding flagellar hook-associated protein FlgK codes for MSLNGALAVASRSLEIFSASVQVSSNNIANANTKGFVRDAVSLTPAGSYQTGSLLVGSGVLAVGVRQQLDTYLESRIHAANGDAASSTIKSATWQRLEATLGELGDEDLSTALNDFVASLQTLTGAPDSAGQRQITLQETQALVSHITSLRGKVDDLRTTLNDQLTSQVDEANRLINQIVNLNPKISALEANGLNQSDAGALRVERLNAINRLSELIPVKAIERPSGQVDLYSGSEYIILDGYTQNLEVTPATDGTFGVLNVQTTITKASVTNGGGEIQGTIESRDSILGGFTKQLDQLASGLIYEANRIHSQGEGLTGYSTVTGTYQVADANAALNTSAAGLNFPVQHGSFTIKVRNLTSGETTESKISIDLDGLGTDTTLNDVVASLNAVGQVSAQVTADGQLQINAAAGYELRFGADSSGFLATLGINTLFTGTDSGNIAVNQVVAQNQNLLATGKGGGAGDSSNVALLAKVLTVASSQLNGLSISQFQDNLIAGVGQSSAAEQAVEKGFTGFRDSLLTQREQVSGVSLDEETLNILNLQRTYQASARIISVVDELFNTLLNI; via the coding sequence ATGTCACTCAATGGTGCTTTAGCCGTTGCTTCGCGTTCGCTGGAGATTTTTTCTGCCAGTGTCCAGGTCTCGAGCAACAATATTGCGAACGCCAACACCAAAGGTTTTGTGCGCGATGCAGTTTCCCTCACACCCGCGGGGAGCTATCAGACGGGTTCACTGCTGGTGGGCAGCGGTGTGCTGGCTGTCGGAGTTCGACAGCAACTCGACACTTATCTCGAAAGCCGTATCCATGCGGCGAATGGCGATGCTGCGTCATCGACCATCAAAAGTGCCACATGGCAACGACTCGAAGCCACTCTGGGCGAACTGGGCGATGAAGATCTCTCGACAGCACTGAATGATTTTGTGGCCTCTTTACAGACGTTGACAGGTGCTCCAGATTCGGCGGGACAACGGCAGATTACTCTGCAGGAAACACAGGCACTGGTCAGCCATATCACGTCATTGCGTGGGAAAGTGGATGACCTGCGCACAACACTGAACGATCAACTGACATCTCAGGTGGATGAAGCCAATCGTCTGATTAATCAGATTGTCAATCTGAACCCCAAGATCAGTGCTCTTGAAGCGAACGGACTTAACCAGAGCGATGCGGGGGCCTTGCGTGTGGAACGCTTGAATGCCATCAACCGGCTTTCAGAGTTGATCCCTGTGAAAGCGATTGAAAGGCCTTCGGGGCAAGTCGATCTCTACTCGGGGAGCGAGTACATCATTCTGGACGGTTACACGCAAAATCTGGAAGTGACTCCTGCGACAGATGGCACTTTTGGTGTGCTGAATGTGCAGACGACAATTACGAAAGCTTCAGTGACCAATGGTGGCGGCGAGATTCAGGGAACTATTGAATCTCGCGACAGTATTCTGGGAGGCTTCACAAAACAGCTCGACCAACTCGCCAGTGGCCTGATCTATGAAGCAAATCGCATTCACAGCCAGGGAGAAGGGTTAACAGGTTACTCGACAGTGACCGGAACTTATCAAGTGGCGGATGCCAATGCGGCATTGAACACCAGTGCTGCGGGACTGAATTTTCCTGTCCAGCATGGCAGCTTTACGATCAAGGTGCGCAACCTCACCAGTGGCGAAACCACTGAAAGCAAGATTTCTATCGATCTCGATGGATTAGGAACTGACACGACACTCAATGATGTGGTGGCCAGCCTGAACGCCGTCGGTCAGGTGAGTGCGCAAGTGACTGCCGACGGCCAACTGCAGATCAATGCAGCTGCGGGTTATGAGTTGCGATTCGGAGCCGATAGCAGTGGATTTTTAGCCACACTCGGAATCAACACACTCTTTACCGGGACGGATTCCGGGAACATTGCGGTCAATCAGGTCGTGGCCCAGAACCAGAATCTCCTGGCCACGGGAAAAGGCGGAGGTGCGGGTGATTCCAGCAATGTGGCGTTACTGGCCAAGGTCCTGACGGTGGCATCGAGTCAGTTAAACGGACTTTCGATTTCGCAGTTTCAGGACAATCTCATTGCGGGAGTCGGCCAGTCTTCAGCTGCCGAGCAAGCGGTTGAAAAGGGATTTACCGGCTTTCGAGATTCCCTGTTGACGCAGAGAGAACAAGTCTCGGGAGTCAGCCTCGATGAAGAGACGCTGAACATTCTCAATCTGCAGCGAACATATCAGGCTTCTGCACGCATCATTTCGGTGGTGGATGAGCTCTTTAACACGTTGCTGAATATTTAA
- a CDS encoding flagellin, whose product MALGNIGIGRMPNSLLYSNANRDLQTGTSLISRLQQQINTQQKYNLLSENPTATRQTSSLQSLLERVQGVRSQHTYNQGFLSAADNALGAVNDVVVQAKGILQTGIGSTSTPEEKIGLANEVATLIQSALNSANTQYQDRFLFSGTATGVSPFDRTGDTVIYRGNSGEVKAFVDVNQLVSTSLSGIDAFGGISQPNVTALSPALELTTPLSALKNGAGVNLSSLTVTVDNGTPIEKTIDLSTAVTIGDLKTRIEAAFAGEAETVTVDIDPLSPGGLRITPSNGTVAIANSGSGTTATQLRLATGPVAVAQGGSLEPTVTLSTSVAALNGGAGIGATAGTGLRIVNGETTTIVDLDGATTVQQVLQRIRAADPNVSAEIDPAGRGLIVGTRLSGVNFSIGENGGTNATGLGLRTFTGETSLSQLNLGKGVVFTPGSPISITRRDGTTTNIDLSSATTIQDVLNLFNAADPGVFTASLNAVGNGISLTDSSGAGPLTVAATESAIALGIDGTENTGATGVLTGDDLNPQRTGGVFDLLISLENALRSNDNVELARLSPLLEKASGQITISRTEIGTRQQLIDEVGNRLDDQNLLTKETLSNIFDTDLTEAATQLLQLRQVYEASMQLTAQTLQLSILNYL is encoded by the coding sequence ATGGCTCTGGGAAACATCGGTATCGGTCGAATGCCGAACAGCCTGCTCTACAGCAATGCCAATCGCGATCTGCAAACAGGCACCAGTTTGATCTCGCGTTTGCAGCAGCAGATCAATACTCAGCAGAAATACAATCTCCTTTCAGAGAATCCTACCGCCACACGCCAGACTTCGTCTTTGCAATCGTTGTTAGAGCGAGTTCAAGGGGTTCGCAGCCAGCATACTTACAATCAGGGATTTCTGAGTGCGGCCGACAATGCCCTGGGTGCTGTGAATGATGTGGTCGTGCAAGCAAAAGGAATTTTGCAGACAGGGATTGGCTCGACATCGACGCCGGAAGAAAAAATCGGCCTCGCAAATGAAGTCGCCACATTGATTCAAAGTGCTCTGAACTCAGCCAATACGCAGTATCAGGATCGTTTTTTATTCAGCGGTACAGCCACTGGAGTTTCTCCCTTCGATCGTACCGGCGACACGGTGATTTATCGTGGAAATTCGGGAGAAGTCAAAGCCTTTGTGGATGTCAATCAACTGGTTTCGACATCCCTCTCCGGAATTGATGCCTTTGGTGGCATCTCACAACCGAATGTCACTGCACTTTCACCAGCGCTCGAACTGACGACCCCGCTCTCGGCACTGAAAAATGGGGCCGGCGTGAATCTGTCTTCGCTGACAGTGACTGTCGACAACGGGACTCCCATTGAGAAGACGATCGATTTAAGTACCGCTGTCACCATTGGCGATCTCAAGACCCGCATCGAAGCCGCCTTTGCGGGAGAAGCCGAGACCGTGACGGTGGATATTGATCCTCTCAGTCCTGGCGGGCTCCGAATTACACCCTCCAATGGTACGGTAGCAATCGCAAATAGCGGCAGTGGCACGACAGCCACACAATTACGATTGGCGACAGGCCCTGTCGCTGTGGCTCAGGGGGGAAGCCTCGAACCAACCGTCACTCTTTCGACCAGTGTGGCGGCCCTTAATGGAGGTGCGGGAATTGGTGCGACCGCAGGAACTGGTCTGCGGATTGTGAATGGAGAGACCACCACGATTGTCGATCTCGATGGTGCTACGACCGTACAACAGGTGTTGCAGCGAATTCGAGCGGCTGACCCGAATGTCTCTGCAGAAATCGATCCAGCCGGTCGCGGCCTGATTGTCGGAACTCGACTGAGTGGCGTGAATTTCTCGATCGGAGAGAATGGCGGCACCAATGCGACAGGCCTGGGGCTGAGAACATTCACTGGCGAGACATCGCTTTCGCAGCTCAATCTGGGCAAAGGAGTCGTCTTTACACCCGGCTCGCCAATCAGCATCACCCGCCGGGATGGAACGACTACGAACATCGATCTCTCGTCGGCCACTACCATTCAGGATGTGCTCAATCTCTTCAATGCGGCTGACCCGGGTGTATTTACTGCGAGCCTGAATGCAGTTGGTAATGGTATCTCTTTGACCGATTCATCGGGAGCCGGGCCACTGACTGTCGCTGCCACCGAGAGTGCCATCGCTTTAGGGATTGACGGAACCGAAAACACAGGCGCAACCGGTGTACTGACTGGAGATGACTTGAATCCTCAGCGAACAGGTGGTGTGTTCGATTTGCTGATCTCTCTCGAAAACGCACTCCGCTCAAATGATAATGTTGAGCTGGCGAGACTCTCGCCTTTACTTGAGAAAGCCTCGGGCCAGATCACGATATCTCGGACAGAAATTGGTACAAGGCAACAGTTGATCGATGAAGTGGGGAATCGACTCGATGACCAGAACCTGCTGACCAAAGAGACGTTATCAAACATCTTTGACACAGACCTGACTGAAGCTGCGACACAACTTCTGCAACTCCGGCAAGTTTACGAAGCTTCCATGCAACTCACGGCTCAGACGCTGCAGTTAAGCATTCTCAACTATCTTTAA
- a CDS encoding NAD(P)/FAD-dependent oxidoreductase yields MAVDVVVVGGGVVGAMCARYLAKKNLSVTVVEQGTIGGFCSKGNCGYVSPSHVLPLAEPGVLLKTLKSMTTPDSPFHIRPRLDLPLLGWLTNFARRCNEKDMMAAGLALNTILRSSFDEYKTVLAEDGIECEWQNDGILFVYRKASEFEAFCKTDDMLAEKFDRPSRRIIGDEALMEFEPALKPGNTGAFLYECDAHLHPERLMSQMRSNLMNQGVSLLEGTKVEEIVTEAGQVRSVKTSQGEIEAKHVVLAAGALSPMFQKALKCSIPVQPGKGLSITMQRPAVCPRVPLIFHDHRVAITPFQTGYRIGSTMEFAGYDTTINPRRLKLLTEGAKLYLKDPVGQQEEEPWWGWRPMTYDSVPIIGPTPKVRGGWLATGHSMLGISLASSTGKLIAEMITGEKPHIDPKPYAVTRF; encoded by the coding sequence GTGGCAGTTGATGTTGTGGTCGTTGGTGGTGGCGTTGTCGGGGCCATGTGTGCACGTTATCTCGCCAAAAAGAATCTCTCTGTAACAGTTGTCGAGCAGGGGACCATTGGGGGCTTCTGCTCCAAAGGGAACTGCGGATATGTCAGTCCCAGCCATGTCCTTCCCCTGGCAGAGCCCGGTGTTCTGCTGAAGACACTTAAGTCGATGACGACCCCCGATTCTCCATTCCACATCCGTCCCAGGCTTGACCTGCCTCTGCTGGGCTGGCTGACCAACTTTGCCCGCCGCTGCAATGAGAAGGACATGATGGCCGCCGGTCTGGCACTCAACACCATCCTGCGATCCTCATTTGACGAATACAAAACGGTCCTTGCGGAAGATGGTATCGAGTGCGAATGGCAGAACGATGGCATTCTCTTCGTCTATCGAAAAGCCTCTGAGTTTGAAGCCTTCTGCAAGACGGATGACATGCTGGCCGAAAAATTTGATCGGCCTTCTCGTCGCATTATTGGCGATGAAGCTTTGATGGAATTTGAACCCGCTCTCAAACCGGGGAACACTGGAGCCTTCCTCTATGAATGCGATGCCCATCTGCATCCTGAGAGGTTGATGAGCCAGATGCGTTCGAACTTAATGAATCAGGGCGTTTCACTGCTCGAAGGCACCAAGGTCGAAGAGATCGTGACCGAAGCTGGACAAGTTCGCTCGGTCAAAACCAGCCAGGGGGAAATCGAGGCAAAACATGTTGTCCTGGCCGCTGGTGCCCTCTCGCCCATGTTCCAGAAGGCGCTCAAATGCTCGATCCCCGTTCAGCCGGGGAAGGGCTTGTCGATTACCATGCAAAGGCCCGCCGTCTGCCCGCGCGTCCCGTTGATCTTCCATGATCACCGTGTCGCCATCACACCTTTTCAAACGGGCTATCGGATCGGCTCAACCATGGAATTCGCCGGTTACGACACCACCATTAATCCCCGCCGCCTCAAGCTCCTGACAGAGGGAGCCAAGCTGTATCTCAAAGATCCTGTAGGCCAGCAGGAAGAAGAGCCCTGGTGGGGCTGGCGACCTATGACTTACGACAGTGTGCCAATCATCGGGCCAACCCCTAAGGTGCGTGGTGGCTGGCTTGCGACAGGACACAGCATGCTCGGAATCTCGCTGGCCTCCAGCACTGGCAAGTTGATTGCCGAGATGATTACCGGTGAAAAGCCCCACATCGACCCCAAACCGTACGCCGTCACACGCTTTTAA
- a CDS encoding proline racemase family protein yields the protein MTYIPRQWIQVVDSHTGGEPTRLIYDGQHWPFAGSREGALTSQESPSPSVLSGLRKAIDRSSLILPKTMSERRQFLETEADWLRTASLLEPRGSDVLVGAILTPPEHASSQAGVVFCNNTGYLGMCGHGMIGVIVSLGQMGLIAPGPVTIDTPVGSIAATWSGSASVTLTNVWSYRYRHAVSLSVPGLGVVTGDIAWGGNWFFLIGEEVHQKSLDLGNLSDLLAYTSQIRSELGRQGIAGAQGAEIDHVELFASCDSSIADSQNFVLCPGGAYDRSPCGTGTSAKLACLVADGKVAEGGLWRQKSIVGSCFQAKALSIREGERGLEVLPQLTGEAYVTGVSTLQIDEADPFRWGILPPQ from the coding sequence GTGACATACATTCCCAGGCAGTGGATTCAGGTTGTCGATAGCCACACGGGTGGTGAACCTACACGGCTGATCTATGACGGTCAGCACTGGCCTTTCGCCGGCAGCCGGGAGGGCGCGCTAACCTCTCAAGAGTCGCCATCACCATCGGTATTGAGCGGCTTGCGAAAGGCGATCGATCGTTCATCGTTAATCCTGCCGAAAACGATGTCCGAGAGACGGCAGTTTCTGGAGACGGAAGCCGACTGGCTGAGAACTGCCAGCCTGCTTGAACCGCGTGGCTCGGATGTTCTCGTCGGTGCCATTTTGACACCACCTGAGCATGCCTCGTCTCAAGCGGGTGTGGTTTTCTGCAATAACACCGGCTATCTCGGCATGTGTGGCCACGGGATGATTGGTGTCATCGTCTCACTGGGACAGATGGGGCTGATTGCTCCCGGCCCAGTGACGATTGATACACCTGTCGGGTCGATTGCAGCGACGTGGAGCGGTAGTGCTTCAGTCACTTTGACGAACGTCTGGAGCTATCGATATCGACATGCCGTCTCGCTCTCTGTACCTGGGTTGGGAGTTGTCACGGGAGATATTGCCTGGGGTGGCAACTGGTTCTTTCTGATAGGCGAAGAGGTTCACCAGAAGTCACTCGATCTGGGGAATCTGTCAGACTTGCTGGCCTATACATCGCAGATTCGCAGCGAACTTGGGCGACAGGGGATCGCTGGAGCCCAAGGCGCAGAAATCGACCACGTTGAATTATTTGCCAGTTGCGATTCGAGTATTGCTGACAGCCAGAACTTTGTGCTCTGCCCTGGTGGTGCCTATGATCGTTCACCTTGCGGTACAGGGACCAGTGCCAAACTGGCTTGCCTTGTGGCTGATGGAAAAGTGGCCGAAGGGGGCCTCTGGCGACAGAAAAGCATTGTGGGAAGCTGTTTTCAGGCCAAAGCCCTTTCAATTCGAGAAGGCGAGAGGGGCTTGGAAGTGCTGCCACAGTTGACTGGTGAGGCTTATGTGACAGGAGTGTCCACGCTCCAGATCGATGAAGCGGATCCATTCCGCTGGGGGATATTGCCGCCCCAATAA
- a CDS encoding dihydrodipicolinate synthase family protein — translation MWHGVYPAVTTQFHADFSVDIEATLKHVDVLIDEGVHGLIMLGSVGENTALEPHEKREVLKSVVEHVAGRVPVLSGVAEYTTALACRYAADAEKLGANGLMVLPCMVYKADAREAMTHFREVAKASSLPIMIYNNPVAYTVDVTPAMLQELADEPKFVAVKESSDNVRRITDIRNLLGNRYTLLSGVDDLALESILLGAEGWVSGLVNAFPAENRALWELATAGRWQEALDIYRWYTPLLHLDTHTKLVQYIKLCMAEVGYGSELTRPPRLPLVGEERTRITKLIRDAIANRPQLDALLSSTAN, via the coding sequence ATGTGGCACGGCGTCTATCCTGCGGTGACGACTCAGTTTCATGCAGATTTCTCTGTCGATATCGAAGCTACCCTCAAGCATGTTGATGTGCTGATTGATGAAGGTGTGCATGGCTTGATCATGCTGGGGAGTGTTGGGGAAAACACCGCCCTGGAGCCGCATGAAAAGCGGGAAGTGCTCAAGAGCGTCGTCGAGCATGTGGCTGGACGCGTGCCGGTTCTCAGTGGTGTGGCCGAGTACACGACAGCACTGGCTTGCCGCTACGCTGCTGATGCTGAAAAGCTGGGTGCTAACGGGCTGATGGTGCTCCCTTGTATGGTCTATAAAGCCGATGCCCGCGAAGCCATGACTCACTTTCGTGAAGTGGCTAAGGCTTCGTCTCTCCCGATTATGATTTACAATAATCCAGTGGCCTACACTGTCGATGTGACTCCTGCCATGCTGCAGGAACTGGCTGATGAACCCAAATTTGTCGCAGTCAAGGAATCTTCAGATAACGTCCGCAGGATCACCGATATCCGCAATCTTCTGGGAAATCGCTACACGCTCCTTTCGGGTGTAGACGACCTGGCGCTCGAAAGTATTCTGCTGGGGGCTGAAGGTTGGGTTTCTGGCCTGGTCAACGCCTTTCCTGCGGAAAACCGTGCACTGTGGGAACTGGCCACGGCTGGTCGGTGGCAGGAAGCTCTCGATATCTACCGCTGGTACACCCCACTGCTGCACCTCGATACGCACACCAAGCTCGTTCAGTATATCAAGCTCTGCATGGCGGAAGTGGGATATGGCAGTGAATTGACCCGTCCACCTCGCTTGCCGCTGGTGGGTGAAGAGCGCACACGCATTACGAAGTTGATTCGCGATGCGATTGCCAACCGCCCTCAGTTGGACGCCCTCCTTTCTTCCACTGCCAATTGA
- a CDS encoding mandelate racemase/muconate lactonizing enzyme family protein produces the protein MTIASLHAWIVRIPLKRKITHASHSRTETLSVIVRCQLKSGETGWGEGLPRKYVTGETVDDLWPLLRESQVERQLRGGWKDLAEAMALCRSLTIGRPDDDRHCFGNSMRCAVELALLDAAFRKAGEPLWRIAELAKIDGVPKPVIQPERIRYSAVFTSMNLPKLMIRCAKLRYYQFAAGKLKVGIAGRDDVQQARWVRRLLGESFDLRIDANEAWLPDQLEERLERLSNLGITSCEQPVAHEHVQALSHLRRRISVPIMLDESVCSLEDARRALSDGTCDLFNLRLSKCGGFLPSLEMAAFASKHGLGYQLGCQVGETGILSAAGRQFATAVGGIRHHEGSFDRFLVKEPLSKEDLTFGRGGWAPRLHGPGLGITVDETAIRRVCVEEGQIL, from the coding sequence ATGACCATTGCCAGCCTGCATGCCTGGATTGTGCGAATTCCCCTCAAGCGGAAGATCACACACGCTTCGCATTCACGGACGGAAACGTTGTCTGTCATTGTTCGCTGCCAGTTGAAGAGTGGCGAAACCGGCTGGGGGGAAGGTCTGCCTCGAAAGTATGTGACCGGCGAGACAGTGGACGATCTGTGGCCACTTCTGCGCGAGTCCCAGGTGGAGAGGCAATTGCGTGGTGGCTGGAAAGATCTGGCCGAAGCCATGGCACTGTGCCGCTCGCTGACCATTGGCCGCCCGGATGATGATCGCCATTGTTTCGGTAATTCGATGCGCTGTGCGGTTGAGTTGGCCTTACTCGATGCGGCGTTCCGAAAAGCGGGCGAACCACTCTGGAGAATCGCCGAGCTGGCGAAAATCGATGGCGTGCCTAAGCCTGTGATCCAGCCAGAGCGAATCCGGTACAGTGCCGTTTTCACGTCGATGAATCTTCCTAAATTGATGATTCGTTGTGCCAAACTGCGGTACTACCAGTTTGCTGCCGGGAAACTGAAGGTTGGCATTGCGGGCCGTGATGATGTTCAGCAGGCGAGATGGGTTCGTCGATTGTTAGGAGAAAGTTTTGATTTGCGGATCGATGCCAACGAAGCCTGGCTTCCCGACCAGTTGGAAGAACGTCTGGAGCGCTTGTCCAATCTCGGGATCACGTCGTGCGAGCAACCTGTGGCTCATGAGCATGTGCAGGCGTTAAGCCATCTGAGAAGACGCATTTCCGTCCCCATTATGCTCGATGAATCGGTTTGCAGCCTCGAAGATGCCCGGCGTGCGTTGAGTGATGGAACCTGTGATCTGTTCAACCTGCGGCTTTCCAAATGCGGCGGCTTTCTGCCCTCACTCGAAATGGCAGCTTTTGCGAGCAAACATGGACTCGGCTATCAGTTGGGTTGCCAGGTGGGTGAGACAGGGATTCTCTCCGCAGCAGGCCGGCAGTTCGCCACGGCCGTCGGAGGAATTCGGCATCATGAAGGGAGCTTTGATCGATTTCTCGTCAAAGAACCTCTGTCAAAAGAAGACCTCACCTTCGGACGCGGCGGTTGGGCACCCAGGCTCCATGGTCCTGGCTTGGGGATCACGGTTGATGAAACAGCCATTCGCCGGGTCTGTGTTGAAGAGGGGCAGATTCTCTAG
- a CDS encoding carbonic anhydrase, whose amino-acid sequence MDLIYRYDPYAPVTPRQIPTTEAAVNHLLEGNSRFIQFVRQMQKHTLDPSLKDPIVMPISPVAMGLPLFEGAVLTQAPFAVVLGCSDARVPTEQIFDQSFNDLFVLRIAGNVLGSECLGSLHYAVKALGESLKVVVVMGHSKCGAVTAAVDTYLSPEGYADIAYTFPLRTLVDQIQIAVRGAARTLEQYSPIFQHNPELHRSFLVAVTSYINSSITALELQRELKLRVKNPPQVKFGIYDFDSLRVQALPLESGAAPQLRDAPTSPEELSQYSSEVVEALFNLPDEERDSCRLTMKL is encoded by the coding sequence ATGGATTTGATTTATCGGTATGACCCATATGCACCCGTGACTCCACGGCAGATTCCTACCACCGAAGCCGCGGTCAATCATCTGCTCGAAGGGAATTCACGGTTCATACAATTCGTGCGGCAGATGCAGAAGCACACACTGGATCCTTCCCTTAAAGATCCTATTGTCATGCCCATCAGCCCTGTGGCAATGGGGCTGCCCTTGTTCGAAGGAGCTGTGTTGACTCAGGCTCCTTTTGCTGTGGTGCTGGGTTGTTCCGATGCCCGCGTGCCGACCGAGCAGATTTTCGATCAGTCTTTCAATGATCTGTTCGTGCTACGCATTGCCGGGAACGTCCTGGGGTCTGAATGCCTGGGATCTTTGCATTATGCGGTGAAAGCCCTGGGCGAAAGCCTGAAGGTGGTCGTCGTGATGGGGCATTCCAAATGTGGAGCCGTTACGGCTGCGGTCGATACGTATCTTTCACCAGAAGGGTATGCCGATATTGCTTACACGTTTCCATTACGAACACTGGTCGATCAGATTCAGATTGCTGTCCGCGGTGCAGCTCGTACGCTCGAGCAGTACTCACCGATCTTCCAGCACAACCCGGAACTCCATCGATCGTTCCTTGTGGCTGTGACGTCGTACATCAATAGTTCCATTACGGCTCTTGAACTGCAGAGGGAACTCAAACTGCGAGTCAAGAATCCACCACAGGTCAAGTTTGGCATTTACGATTTCGATTCGCTGCGTGTTCAAGCTTTGCCACTGGAATCAGGGGCAGCACCTCAATTACGCGATGCCCCGACATCTCCCGAAGAGCTGTCTCAGTATTCGAGTGAAGTGGTCGAAGCGCTGTTCAATCTGCCGGATGAAGAGCGTGATAGCTGCCGCTTGACAATGAAGCTGTAG
- a CDS encoding bestrophin family protein encodes MIEYNRYSWWKTAFSFRGTALPRAGWRVLTCVLYALLVQATFELGSDLQLYDEQRFLGIDPVGHAVVGSLLGFLIVFRMNSSNNRYWEGRSHWGQLINSSRNLVRFGCEYGERGSTLSRLVAGYVISLRRSLHGQRDTEEVDVYLPAELCEQVSRFGNIPTGVTSAISHWIGEQYRKGKLDSMQVRHMEDQLSKMVDAQGGCEKIQKTPLPFIYVAMIKQLILAYLITLPLVLCERCGWWSPVLMFVVSLALLGMEEASVEIEDPFGSDGNCLDLEALTLTIARDAGQLALFKPVFICDDQHD; translated from the coding sequence ATGATCGAATACAACCGTTATAGCTGGTGGAAGACGGCATTTTCATTTCGCGGAACCGCTTTGCCCCGAGCTGGCTGGCGTGTCCTCACCTGTGTGCTCTATGCACTGCTTGTGCAGGCCACATTTGAACTGGGAAGTGATCTCCAGTTGTATGATGAACAGCGATTTCTAGGGATCGATCCTGTGGGGCATGCCGTCGTTGGTTCGCTCCTGGGATTCCTGATTGTCTTCCGCATGAACTCTTCGAATAACCGTTATTGGGAAGGGCGCTCTCATTGGGGTCAGTTGATCAACAGTTCGCGAAATCTCGTACGTTTCGGCTGCGAGTATGGCGAGCGCGGTTCAACCCTTTCGAGGTTAGTGGCCGGGTATGTGATCTCACTGAGGCGGTCATTGCATGGTCAACGCGATACCGAGGAAGTCGATGTTTACCTGCCAGCGGAACTTTGCGAGCAGGTTTCTCGGTTCGGAAACATTCCCACGGGGGTCACATCTGCCATCAGTCACTGGATTGGCGAGCAGTATCGGAAAGGAAAGCTCGATTCGATGCAGGTTCGCCACATGGAAGACCAGCTTTCCAAAATGGTCGATGCTCAGGGTGGGTGTGAGAAAATCCAGAAAACACCTTTGCCATTCATCTATGTGGCGATGATCAAGCAACTGATTCTCGCCTATTTAATCACCTTGCCTCTTGTCTTATGCGAACGCTGTGGCTGGTGGTCTCCTGTGTTAATGTTTGTTGTTTCGCTGGCACTGCTGGGTATGGAAGAAGCTAGCGTTGAAATTGAAGACCCCTTTGGTTCCGATGGCAATTGCCTCGATCTCGAAGCGTTGACATTGACCATCGCTCGTGATGCCGGTCAGTTGGCACTATTTAAACCCGTATTTATATGTGACGATCAGCACGATTAA
- a CDS encoding SDR family NAD(P)-dependent oxidoreductase has product MRFQNRVVLITGSAAGIGAGCAQVFLDEGARVISLDRDQTALEKWLENLAPAQREQVWPIVCDVAHTPQLQNAIQSGIQRFGRLDCLINNAGIHPPALTIAETSLELVEHVLRVNFIATFAASQAVVEELKKTRGTIINISSMTAVLGQENSTAYAASKGAQVSFTKSLALELARYGVRVNSILPSNVDTPLMRSWAASLADPEAALERVARLQPLGRMATPEEIGKIALFLATEDSSFLTGQAIEADGGAALDY; this is encoded by the coding sequence ATGCGATTTCAGAACCGTGTTGTTTTGATCACTGGAAGTGCGGCTGGGATTGGTGCCGGCTGTGCCCAGGTATTTCTGGACGAAGGAGCGAGAGTCATCTCGTTGGATCGCGATCAGACTGCACTGGAGAAATGGCTCGAAAACCTGGCTCCTGCACAACGCGAGCAGGTGTGGCCGATTGTCTGTGATGTGGCCCATACACCCCAACTGCAGAATGCAATCCAGTCGGGTATCCAACGTTTTGGTCGCCTGGATTGCCTGATTAACAACGCAGGGATCCATCCTCCCGCCTTGACGATTGCCGAAACATCTCTGGAACTGGTCGAGCACGTGCTGCGAGTCAACTTTATTGCCACGTTCGCCGCCAGTCAGGCGGTCGTTGAGGAACTCAAAAAGACTCGCGGCACGATCATCAATATCTCATCGATGACGGCGGTCCTTGGTCAGGAAAACTCAACCGCGTATGCGGCTTCGAAGGGTGCCCAGGTGAGCTTCACCAAATCGCTGGCCCTGGAGCTGGCACGCTATGGAGTGCGGGTGAATTCCATTCTTCCCAGTAATGTGGATACGCCTTTGATGCGTTCCTGGGCCGCTTCTCTTGCTGATCCGGAAGCGGCTCTCGAGCGAGTGGCCCGCTTACAACCCTTGGGACGGATGGCCACCCCGGAGGAAATCGGAAAAATCGCTCTCTTTCTGGCCACTGAGGACTCCAGCTTTCTCACTGGACAGGCCATAGAAGCCGATGGCGGGGCAGCACTGGATTATTAG